CCGAGGAAGTCGTTGAACGGCAGCCAATTGAGGTCCACGCGCTGGTGGCCGGCGACCGCGATCAGCGCCTCCGGCGGCGCAAATGGCACATCGAACCGCAGCCCGTCGAACCACGCGGTGAAGTTGCAGCCCCACGTGTCGCCGTGGATCTCGATGTAATTGACGTTGGACAGGCTCGGCGCGCCGACCGTTGTGACGCTCCAGGTCGCATCGCCATTGAACGGCACGGTGACCTGCACCCACTGCCCCAGCGCGGCGTTCAAGAAATCCTGGCTGGGGTGGAAGGCATAGTAGTCGTCGGGCGTCGTGCAGACGTGAATCCAGGGGCACGGCCCCTGAAAAGCCCCGTTCGGGTTCGTCGTGTGAACCCAGAACTTCAGCCCGCCGCTGCCGGCGGCGAGCAAGTCCCACCCGGCATTCTGTGTCACCGGCGCCCACAGCCAGGTGTCGAAGCACCCGGTGGTTTCATAGCGCAGCGATGCGGAGCCGGTCATCCGGCGCGCGGTGTCGTTGTAGACCGCCGAGCTCGCCCCGTTGGCGGCGGCCCCCCACTGGGCAGCGCTGAACTCGGTGAGGGCGTCTGGCGCGGGTGGAGGCGCCGCCTGCGTAACCTGGAACAATCCGCCCAGCAGGCAGGTAACCGCCAGCAGCATCGTGTGGGAACGTAACATCCTTCGACCTCCAAATCGCCGCACGGGGGACAAGACGCCCCGCGGAGGCTTAGGGAAGCATTGGCCGGGCACGCGCCGTGCACGTCGCAACGCGGACCGGCCTTACCGACAGCTTAACGGAAAGGGCGGGCGACTCAAAGCCGGACGTGCTTTCGGGCCCGCCGTCGCCGAAAACGCGGAAAATCCGATAGGCGACCAGCCCGGCCATGTTATAATAGACCCGCAGTGCGCCGCGTGCCGGGACGCGGCGGGCTGCGGTCAACAAGCGCCCGGATTAGTGGAGGAGTGGAGATGAGGATTCCCATCGCAATGGCGGCCGTGTTGGCATTGACCGGCATCGCCGTGGCAGACGTCTGGTACGATTCAAATGGGTTTGAGCCGGCCACCTTCGTCCCCGGCCCACTCGCCGGCCAGGACGGCTGGACTGCCAGCGGCGCCGGCGGCGGCATCGCGCCGCAAGTTGTGACCGCGCCGGACCCGGTCGTGGGCACGCAAGCGGTGCGGCTCTACGTCGGCGACACGCAGGGCGACACGTCCGTGATGGACATCGGCATCGCCGACCCGGTGGCTGCGGGCTGGGACGTTGTCACGGTGAGCTACGACATCTACCGCGACGCCCAGATCCAGAACCTGTGGTGGTGGTGGTGGGACGCCGGCGAGCCGACCTACGGCCTGCAGTGGGACCTGTCGCAGGCCACCCACCCGTTCGGCTGGAGCACGGGTGCCGGGCAGGCCCCGACCGCGTTCGGGATTTATGCCAACCTGAAAATGGAATGGAACTTCGTCACGAACACCGCCTCGTCGTGGTACAACGGCGTGCTGGTGGACAACAACATTCCGCTCAGCGGCATCACGAGCTTGACGGGCTGGACGATCCAGTTCGGCCACGACTCTGGATCGGGCACCGGTGCGGAAACCGTGTACATCGACAACTTCGTCGTGACCGTGACGCCTGAGCCGGCCGCGTTGAGCCTGCTCGCGCTGGGCGGCCTGGCCCTCCTGCGCCGGCGCTAGTCGCCGCAGGCACACGAACCTGAAAAGACACCCCGTCCGGGAGCCGGGCGGGGTGTCTTCTTGCGCCGGCGGTGCGCCGGCCACTCACAGCGCGCCGACCACCGGATCGTCCGATAACATGACCCATTAGACCTGTCGGAATCCGTAAAAGCGGTTGCAGATGCGCGCAATGCGGCTACAATGAAGTGGGGAAGCATAGCTGGCGCGCGACAAGCGTCGTGATCATTTCAGCTTATCGGCGCCGGTGTCGTACGTGGATGGAGCGGATCAATGGCACGCCCGGAAAAACTGCGCTGGAAACGGGGGTTCACGCTCATTGAGTTGCTGGTGGTGGTCGCCATCATCGCCCTGCTCATTTCCATCCTGTTGCCCAGCCTCGGGCGGGCACGCGAGCAGGCCAAGCAGGTCAAGTGCGGCTCACAACTGCAACAGATCGGTCTGGCCCTCCAGTCGTGCGAGCTCGACAATAACGGCCAGATCCCGAGCCACGACGACGGCGGCGCCTGTGGGCCCTCCGGCATCATGTTGACCTGGGTGGACGGCCTCTACGACCTCGACTACCTGGGAAACAACGACCTCACCTTCTGCCCGACGGACATGCGCCCTGACGAGGCCATGAAGCTGCGCGGGGAAGCGTGGGATTTCTGGTCCGTCAATCGCTTTGGCGTGGGGGAGACGCCCAAGCGCGGCGTCCGGACCAGCTATGCCCTGAACATCACCTTGCGCTATGGCTGGCCGCAGGATCTTTTCAAGGATGCCTCGCGCCAGGTCATGGCCGCGGACGGCTGGTGGAACTGGATGGGCAATCTGAGCGCCGACTGGCTGTGCGCGCCGCGGTTCCGACAGAACTGGAGCATCGTCCAGCAGAACTGGGAAAGCAACATGGTGGGCTACCGCCATGGCAAGGACTACCGCGCCAACATCCTCTACCGCGACAAGCACGTGGGCTGGATCAAGCCGCGCTTCTACGGCAACATTCGTGACTGGCAGATCAATTACGCGATCGACACGGTCAAGACGTTCTGCTGGTTGCCGGGCGAGAAGCAGAATCGCCTCGACAACGAGAAGTACCGGGGTCTCGTGGACGCGTGGGACCGTGACCCGAACCTCTGGCCCGGCTGCAACCCGGACCACGGGCAGTGGACGTGGAAGGCCGCGCCGGGTCGGTCCAACGATCTCGAGCTGGAGTACCGCTCGGGCGGCGCCAACGCCTACGGCCGATACAACCCGATCACCGGCGGCGAGTGGCGCAAGCTGCCCAACCCGGCGAACCGCAACTAATGAAGCCAGCCACAAAAAACCTGCTGATGGGCGGCGCGGCGGTGGTCTTGTTGGTCGCCGCAGGGGTGATCACGTTCACGCGCGGCCTGAGCGCGAAGGCGAAGTATCCGACCGGTTACACCGTGCAGGGCGTCGACCTGGAGACCAAGGAAGAATTGGTGATTCAGGCGACGAACGACGAATCCGCACCGTTTACAAATCCCAAGACCGGCCAGCGCACGGTGTACCCCTGGCATTACTGCGCGAAGTGCAATCGACGCTTCGTTCCGCAGCCGGTGCCAGCGCGCCAGGGCGGGCCGCCGAAGATGCCGATGATCCCGGCCTGCCCAGGGTGCGGCGGGCCCGGGCAGGTCTGGGTGCCCGAAGATCCGGAACAGGCCCAACCCGCCGGCGACCTGCCGCTCCCGGCGATGCCGAAGTGACGAATCTCCGCGTGTCACGCGGATAGGCCGTTTGATGTTCTGGGCGTGAGGTAGAGAGCGGCGCCCATCCACCGCGGGGTGGGTACCAGCGGGGATTTTCGTTCACACGCTTCAGAAGGACGGCTGACCGCGTGCGATGAGTGGCGCGCCTGCGGACCGTGGCGCGCGGCGAAAAATGCTTTTATTTGGGCAGCACGCCGGTTAGGATTCCGGCCGGCGGGCTGCGACGGTGCTGCATATCTCTGGTCGCATGGTCGCCGACGTTCTGGTCCGGGCGCGCTGTGCCTGTGCCAGCATCGGGCTGTGTCCGTCGGGCGCACAACGCGTCTGTGGGTGAGGTGAAAAGGCATACCAGGATCAGAATCCGCCCATGCTGAACCTGTTGCGCAGTTGCGTTCGAGCGGTACCAACGCACGCCAACGTGCGATGCACGGGAGCAGCGCACCGCAACGTGGTTCGCGGGCGAAGTCTCGTTTGCTCAGCAGAGTCGTGCGGCACGCGCCGCCGCGTTCTGGCGAGGTCCACGGGGGGTGTAAGGAGGCCTGTGAGATGAAGTGGAGCATGTGGAGATGTGCGGGGCTGGCAGTTGCGGTCGTGCTGTCGTGTACGCCGGCGTGGGCGCAGTACACGCTGCAGATGGACTTCGAGGCGCCCACGTACACCGCCGGCAACCTGGCGGGCCAAAACGGCTGGACAACACTCACCAGTGGCGGCGAAGCGGTCATCGTCACGACGGACAACGGTCCGGCGGCCGCGGGTACCCAGGCGGTGCAACTCACCAACGTGGGTGGCGAACTTCGCCTCCGCTACGACTTCATCGCCGACCTGGTCACCTACGGCCGGATGATCGAAATCCAGTACGACCTCAAGAACGTCACGAATAAGGACGGCACACCTTGGGGCGTACCGAGCAGGTTGCATTCCTCGCGCGTTTACGATGGCGTCAACGGCTGGCCCGCGATCGGCAGCATGCACTACGACGGTGGCGGTGGACCGGCGTGCCAGTCGTGGGATTCGCCCAACCCCAATGGCAGCGCTGCGGGCTGGGGGCCGGACGGCAGCCCGGCCTGGACCGACGTCAACTGGCACACCGTCAAGTGGACCATGATCTACGACCCGGACAACCTCTCGGGCCGGTTTGTGGCAGTGACCTTCGATGGCGTGGTTTACTGCAAAAACCGTTACTTCCCCGACTGGGCCGACCCGAACACGCCTGGCGCCGACATCGCCACCCGCGCCGACTGGTTCGAGCTGCGCATCTACGGCGCGAGCTACGGCGCCGACGACGTGTTTCTGGTGGACAACTACCGGATCACTGCCTCCGACCCCCCGCCGCTGCCCGTCGCGCATGCCGGCAGCGACCAGGTGATTCCGGCCACTTGCGGCGAACTCGTATCGGTGCAGCTCGACGGGTCCGCCAGCGTGGGTGCCGCGTCCTACACGTGGTATGAGGGCGGCCGGCAGATCGCCACCGGCATGACGCCGACGGTGCAACTGCTGACCGGCGTGCACTACATCACGCTGACGGTGGGCGGTGCGTTCCCCTGCACGAGCGCCTCCGACGACGTGAAGATCACCGTGGGCACCCCCCTGCCGTTGCCGATCGACATCCCGATGGACACACAGGTCAACTACTCCGACTACGGCGACATGATCTACCAGCCGGTCTACGGCGTTGATCCGCTGGCTCCATGGTGGGACGGCTTCGCGGAAGTGGCCGAGATCTACGTCGGCGAGGACATTTACGGCGCCCCGACCGATTACACGACCGGCTACATGCTGCTCGGCGAGAGCTGGTATCACGGCCCGTGGGTCCAACTGCTGAAGACCTGCTACGGCACCATGGACCTGTCCGACCCGAGCATGCGGCTGCGGTTCACGGCCCGGTACTTCCAGGACGCCAGCAACTGGGCCTGCGACCCCGCGGACCCGAACTGCTCGCCGAAGCCGTACCAGGACGCCCCGATCATGGTCACGCTGCGGGATGCGTTTGGGCGGCGCGGCTGCCTCGGCATCTGCTACGGTGCCAATTTCTACGACCCGACGATCGATGGGCAGCCGAACCCGCTGTACGGCCACCAGTACCCCGAGTGGCTGGACATCGACGTGGACATCGAGGATTACCTCGCGCTGCACCCCGGCGTGGGTACCGACCTGTCCGACTACGGGTTTGACCTGAGCATGGTCACGCGCATCGAGTTCCACGGCACGGATTGGGGCGGAGCCGGGTTCGACGAGTTCAACATCAAGAACTTGTGGATCGGCCCGGTCGCACCGCCGTACTGCCTTGGCGACCTCAACTGCGACGGACAAGTCAGCTTCGGCGACATCAACCCGTTCGTGCTGTACCTGTCGAACTACGCGGCCTGGCAGACCACGTACGCCGGCTGCAACCCGAAGAATGGCGACATCAACGATGACGGCGCGTATCCGGGCTTCGGCGACATCAACCCGTTTGTCACGCTGCTGAGCACGAGCTCGCTGCCGATCGACTGCCCGTAGTAGTCGCGCGCCAGGCGCGCGGGCGTTGATTCAGCCGGGCCGGCCGGAACCGTGCGTCACCGGTCGGTCCGGCGTTTGTTTTCGGCCGTGCGCGCGGACACGCGCCATCTGAATTGGACCGATAACTGCGGCCCCCGCGGACCGAGCCGGGCGCGTGCGCCGTCCGAGCACAGCACTGGACCAAACCGGGAAATGCGCTTCCTGACGAGCGCCAGCGTGGTACAATGAAGTTCGGGGGACGGTGCGCTGCGGATGGGCGCGACGACGCCTACCGAGTCGGCAGAAGTAGCGGATCATGTTCCTGTTAGCGTGCTCTTCTTTATGTGGAGGTCAAAGATGACTATGACGAAGTACCTAGTGGCAGGTATGGTGGCCGCGCTGGGCCTGGCGGGACTGGCCAGCGCCGACACGGTGCTGGTGAACATCCCGCTGAATCAGCAAATCAACATCGGCAACGGCGATGCGATCTACGTCCCGGCGGGCCTGAACGGTTCGCTCTCGTTCCTGCCGGCCACGCCGCCCGGCGAGCCGGATGGCTGGGTGCGGAACAACTTCCTGGCCGGCTGGTACTACGGCCCGTACGTCAGTTTTCAGCGCGCCGGCTACGGCGACCTGAATTGCGCGAATGCCAAGCTGGAAGTGGACCTGCGCTACTACAAGGTGAGCGGCAACTACGCCGACGCGCCGATCTTTGTGCGCATTTACACCGCGGACTCGGCCGGCAATTACGTCGGCTATCGCGATTACAGCATCGTCTATGCTGTCCAGCCCCCATGGAACAACCCGCCGTATCCAACGTGGACGCACGTGACCGTCTGGCTGAACAACCCCGCGCTGAACCCGTACACCGAGGGCGGCACGTTCAGCATCGGCACGGTCAGCTACATGCGCTTCTACGGGACCGACTGGAGCGGCCAGGAAGGCGACTTCATCGACGCGAAGAAGCTGGTCATCACCGACGTGCCGCCGCAGGTCAATGCGAACGCTGGCCCCGACCAGACTTTCCCGACGGCGGCCTGCTCGACGCAGGTCACGCTCGACGGCAGCGGCAGCACCGGGCCGATCGTGCGTTACGTGTGGAAGCGCGCCTCGGTCACGCTGGCCGACGTCACCACCCCAACGACGACGATCGGGCTGGCGTCCGGGACGCACACGCTGACGCTGTTCGTGTACGACGCCGCGAACAACGTGGACAGTGACGACATGGTCGTCACGATCCCGCCGTTCCCGCCCACCGGCCTACCGGTCGACCTGCCGATGGACCAGCAGCTCAACCACGCGATCACGGGCGGGCCGATCGACCAGACCGGTGGTCCCATCGCGTTCCTCACTGAAGGCGAAGAGGGCTTCACGCGGCGGTATTTCACGACGCGCGACAACGGTATGGACTGGTACTACTACGGCCCGTACGTCAACTTCATCGAGTCCTGCAACGGCCCGGTGGACATCACGGCGCCGAATACGTTCCTGCAGTTCAGGGCCCGGCTCTACAAGGTCGGCGGCTATGACGACGCGCCGATCTTCGTCCGCTTGCGTGACACGGGCGGGCGCCTGGCGAGCTTCGGCCTGCTGTATCAAACGGCGCCCTGGTTCCCGGAACCGGCCACACCGTACCCTGCCTGGACGCGCATCACGACGGACATGACGTTCGAGAGTGTGGCGCCAGACTTCGACTATGCGAACGTGGTGCAAGTCGAGTTCTGGGGCACGGATTGGGGCGGAACCGGCGCCGACTACGTGGACATCCAGGACCTGTTCCTGGGCGTGCTGACGCCGCCGACCGCGAACGCCGGCCCCGACCAGACGTTCCCGGGCAGCGGGTGTGCGCCCAGTGCCTCGGTCACGCTGAATGGCAGCGGGAGCTTGCCCGGCACGGCCCCGATCGTACGGTACGTCTGGACGTACAACGGCGAAGTTTTGTATGACGGCCCGAACCCGACGAAGGTGACGACGCTGAGTGGGGCGGGTGCCCACTACGTGTTCCTGAAGGTCTACGACGACCGCGGACTGTATTCGAGCGACATCGTCAAGATCACGATCGGGACGGCCCTGCCGCTGCCGATCGATGTGCCCATGGACGTGCAGATCGACAACGGCCTGGGCAACGCGATCTACACGCCCGCCTCTACGGACCCGCTCGATCCCGATGGCGAGGTGGTGGAGGTCTATGTCGGCGAGGACATCTACGGCGCACCGACCGACTACACGACCGGCTACATGCTGCTCGGCGGCGACTGGTACCACGGCCCGTGGTTCCGACTCATCCAGGGCTGCTACGGAACGGTGGACCTCTCGGGCGCGAACATGCACCTGAAGTTCGACGGCCGCTACTTCCAGGATGCGAGCAACTGGGCCTGCGACCCCGCCGACCCGAACTGCTCGCCGAAGCCGTACCAGGATGCCCCGATCATGGTCACGCTGCGCGACGTCGCCGGGAAGCGCGGCTGCCTCGGCATCTGCTATGGCGCCAATTTCTATGACCCGACGATCGACGGCCAGCCGAACCCGCTCTACGGCCACCAGTATCCCGAGTGGCTGACCGTGGACGTCAACATCCAGGATTACCTCGCCACGCACCCCGGCGTCGGGGCCGACCTGTCGGATCCCGGCTTCGACCTGAGCAAGGTCATCCGGATCGAGTTCCACGGGACCGACTGGGGCGGAACCGGCTGGGACGAGATCAACATCAAGAACCTCTGGGTCGGGCCGGTGGCGCCGGATTACTGCCTCGGAGACCTGGACTGCAACGGGCAGGTCAGCTTCGGCGACATCAACCCGTTCGTGCTGTACCTGTCGAACTACGCGGTCTGGCAGACCACGTACGCCGGCTGCAACCCGAAGAATGGCGACATCAACGATGACGGCGTGTATCCGGGCTTCGGCGACATCAACCCGTTTGTCACGCTGCTGAGCACGAGCTCGCTGCCGATCATGTGCCCGTAGTGGCAGCGCCTTGAGCGCGTAAGCGTGATTCCAACCAGGCCGGCCGGTGTCTAACGGCACCGGCCGGCCTGACCGCAACTGGACAGCGGCACTGTGAGCGGCGCGCTCCCGGCGGCACAGTCCGATATTCCGCTTTGGCCGCCCGCTGCCTGCACCCGGGTTGATTTCCACACGTGAAACCGCGAGACTTGGATTAGTGGTGGGGCTCACAGCCGTCGCACGGCCGGGCGCGCTGTTGGCACTCGGTCAGAGCCGGCGATCGGCACTGAAAGGAGTTCGCATGTCGTCGTTGCGCCGTCTCGGCCTAGGTCTGGTCGCGCTGGGGGCAATCCACGCCGCGCCTGCCCAGGACCTGGTGCCGCAGTATCCCCGCACACTGATGATCGCCTATGACCCCATTATCGAAAGCGAGGGGGCGGGGCGGTTGCATCTGGTCTGCGGCTGGAACGATCCGAAGCTGCAGAGCGACGCCTATTCGAACGATCTGCAGACGTCCAGCTACGGGCTGATGAACTACCGCCGGATGCAGACGATCATGGCGGACGAGTTCCCGATCCACACGGACGGGTTCCGCTACACCGACGAAGGCTACATGGCCTGCTACTACACCTGGTCGGGCTGGCACACGACGGGCAACGACTACAAGGCGACGTGCCGCGACTTCGACCTGGCGCGGAAGGTCGACGCCGGCATGATCGACGAAGTCCTCATCCAGGCGTTCCCGTACACCGGGTACTGGGAATCCACGATGTGCGGCCGCGGCGGCTACTGGTGCAATTCGAGCCCGCAGGTGCGGATCGCCAGCTCGAAGATCTTCATCATGATGGGCTTCAACTTCGAGCGTGGGGTCGGCGAGATGCTCGAAGACTACGGCCACCGCGCGGAGTCGATCCTGTCGCGCACCTACGGCTACGGCACGAACACGTGGACGATCTTCACGCGCTACGACCTCATCTATCCCGGCGAGGCCGCGTGCGGCAACGTGCACTTCGCGCCCAACAGCACGGCCGACTACCAGTGGGGCAACCCGACGTTTGTCTGGAGCACGTGCCAGGACTGGCTCGATAACTTCCCGAACCTGACGGGCGCGAAAGTGTGGGTCAACTGCCAGGAATGGGGCAACGGCGACATGCGCGCCCACCACAACTGGTGGTTCGCGCACATGCCGCACGTCGCGGGCAGCCTGACCGAGTACAATCTGACGCGCTTGAACAACTGGTGGGAGTACATGCAGGACTTCAACTCCCACACGGAAAGCGGCGGCGACTTCCCGCAGAGCGAAGAGCCGCCGCCGGCGCCGCCCACGCGGACCGCGCAGCGTGTGTACACCGACAATGACCGCGACGACTGGTGCCCG
The nucleotide sequence above comes from Phycisphaerae bacterium. Encoded proteins:
- a CDS encoding prepilin-type N-terminal cleavage/methylation domain-containing protein — protein: MARPEKLRWKRGFTLIELLVVVAIIALLISILLPSLGRAREQAKQVKCGSQLQQIGLALQSCELDNNGQIPSHDDGGACGPSGIMLTWVDGLYDLDYLGNNDLTFCPTDMRPDEAMKLRGEAWDFWSVNRFGVGETPKRGVRTSYALNITLRYGWPQDLFKDASRQVMAADGWWNWMGNLSADWLCAPRFRQNWSIVQQNWESNMVGYRHGKDYRANILYRDKHVGWIKPRFYGNIRDWQINYAIDTVKTFCWLPGEKQNRLDNEKYRGLVDAWDRDPNLWPGCNPDHGQWTWKAAPGRSNDLELEYRSGGANAYGRYNPITGGEWRKLPNPANRN